The window gtaaaattcttatTGTCAGTTAATAAATTATACAGTTACTTCAGAAAAGTTTTCtgttgtaaattgttttgaacaattagacattttttcatttacaaactgatataaaatatttttgatacatcatttacttaccaaTGCCATTGTagttaagtaaaatatataacttaatatataataatataaaggaaagttatagtttttttaattcattctaaTTTGACCGATTCTGTCCTAATCTGTAGCTATTAAGTGGCCTGCTGATGAACCACATAAAGCAAATACAGTACACTGCCCCAAGACACGATTTAATTCAGCAAGTGAGCTTTTTAtcgtgtgttttcattttacaagtCAAGTAGAAACCAATGAACGTTACTGGTAGGGTTTAAGTGTTCGGCGTGGAGCGCACTTCCGTTTCCTTCAGAAACGAAAGAAAGTCTAAACGgaacaagaagagacagacacgaTGAAAGCGTCGTATTTTGTGACAGTTTTATTGCTTTCAGACATAACATTGACTTCAGGTTTTATCATTGAATCCATTGTATGTGgttctgctgctgctgttgctgcaTTTTTGTATGCATTGTCTCAGCGGGATAATGTATTGCCTTTTGATCATAAACGTGAGAAAACCGCTTCGTTGCATACATTATGCTCAAACAGTTACTGTTTTATCCGTTTACTATTTTTTCAGAAACTTTATCCCGGAAGTCCAGGTTtaatctttgatttttttttcaggtttggAGAAGGATTTAAATGAGAATCTCCACGGCCAACATATCGTGTCGAAAGTTGTTCTGAGAACTGTATCGTCATTTATGACGGACAGTAACCCGAACAAACCCCTCGTGCTCTCCTTCCACGGGACCGCAGGAGTGGGGAAAAACCACGTGTCTAAAATCATCgcaagaaacatttacaaactaGGGGACAAGAGCGAacattttatcatgtttgtATCCCAACATCATTTTCCACACAAAGACAAAGTCGACATGTACAGCGTAAGTAAATAATGCTGCTTGTCCccgaataaaaataatatattatgcTATGTAATTAACTggcaatattaaatatatatacatatatataaacacagcaTTAATGTATTAGTgctacaatattttgaataatatacagggaatttttcatatattaaaaaataaacacttggtttcagtgtattatttaatatattataatatatttttcagtttatttattggtttaataaaggtaaaatgtaatcaaatgtaatatagcctacatttatattttacaattcaattTAGTTATTCAAAAGTAGATGTCTGATCAAAATCTACTGGAAAACCGGTGGAGCATGCATTTTCATCATGAACTCAATGACCCACACAGCAAAATCCCTAATACTAAAACTAGAAACTATTACTAcaattgatataaaatattttcaccaAGTACCACTATTTCAGCAAATCATAGCTGTTAGGCAActaaaatagtacatttaaGTGCAGAGTCCTTGATATAATTGggatttgcatgtgttttaggCAAGACTAAAGGAGCAGATTCATCAGCACGTATCACGTTTCCCTCGGaccatgtttgtatttgatgaAATGGACAAGATGAATCCACGGCTGGTCGAGACCATCAAACCTTTTCTGGACTATGGGACACATGTGGATGGCGTCTCATTCCGCAGTGCAATCTTCATTTTTCTAAGGTGATTTCCCTTAGCTTATGTTATAATGTATCTACACTAAACAAAGtgtaagtgttttttatttgtagcaaTGCAGGTGGTGATGTGATCAACAACATAGCTCTGGATTTCTGGAAGGCAGGTAAAAACAGAGAAGAACTACAGATGAAGGAGATGGAGAATCAGATCCTTCAAAACATCGTCAATGATAAGAGCagtatgtattaaaacaatgttGAAGTAGCCCTTAACACCTATCGTAAATCCTGAATACAGAATGTGGTGACATTCTTTTTTACATTGCGTACATTCAATTTGTTCCATGTCAATACTCCTCTTTACAGAATGTCTTTTCAGCAGGTGGATTTTGGCACTCCTCTCTAATAAATCACCACCTGGTGGATCACATTGTTCCTTTTCTCCCTCTGGAAATGAAGCATGTACGCCAGTGTGTTTTGACTGAAATGGTCAATCTGAACATCAATTTACAACATCACGCTCATCTGGCAGACACAGTGGCCAGAGACATGCCCTTCTTCCCCTCAGACAAAATCTTCTCTGTTAAAGGCTGCAAGTCAGTCAGACAGAAGCTGATGCTGTACGTTGATGACTAGATAAGAAACATATAACTTTTGTTTACATAGATGTTTCAGCACTTGAAGACACCTTCAGAGACGTATTCTATAGATTTACTATCATTGTGTCTGATTATATTTAACTGATTGTTGTTTGAtaatatcagatttttacacacattttaattcagtAGCCTTAGAAACAGGGCCTGATGGGGAGATGTTCTTCATTCCATTCTGACATGAAGGATGAATGTTATTGAATGACAGTGAACGAAAGTTTGATTTGaattaaattttaaaaaatgtactattgtttttgctgtttttaatttgttttgtgcttcacgagttgagttccataagaagaaaatatttaggaCTTTTACTTGCCTAATGAGTTTTGGGTCCATGTTACCATAGTCCTGTAATATAACATGGCTGAATGATTCCTATCCAGGGTGAAGAAAACAAATTGTCCAGGGAAgagtcaatttatttttttcaaagtatGATAAACTGAGATATATACCATAGACTTTCGACATTCAAGGTCATTATGATTGTGCTATAAAAGCATCCTAAAATTTTCAGAACTCTCGTGTTAAcaaaaaaacgtcttggttacgtacagtgaggaaaataagtatttgaacaccctgctattttgcatgttctcccacttagaaatcatggagggttctgaaattgtcatcgtaggtccatgtccactgtgagagacatagtctaaaaaaaaataagtatttgaacacctgagaagatcaatgttaatatttggtacagtagcctttgtttgcaattacagaggtcaaacgtttcctgtagtttttcaccaggtttgcacacacaAAAGGAGGGATTTTGGCCCACTCCTTCACACAGATCTTCTCTAGATCAGTCAGGTTTCTAGCCTGTCGCTGAGAAACACAGAGTTTATGCTCCCTCCAAAGATTCTCTATAAGGTTTAGGTCGGGAGACTGTCTTGGCCACGCCAGAACCATGATATGCTTCTTACAGAGCCACTCCTTGGTTATCCTGGCTGtgtgctttgggtcattgtcatgttggaacaCCCAGCCTCGACCCACCTTCAATGCTCTAACTGAGGGAAGGAGGTTGTTCCCCAAAATCTCGCAATACATGGCCCCGGTCATCCTCTCCTTAATACAGTGAAGTCGCCctgtcccatgtgcagaaaaacacccccaaagcatgatgctaccacccccatgcttcacagtagggatggtgttcttgggatggtactcatcattcttcttcctccaaacacgtttattggaattatgaccaaaaagttatattttggtctcatctgaccacatgacttCCTCCCATGACTCAtctggatcatccaaatggtCATTGGTAAACTTAAGACGggcatgtgctggtttaagcaggggaTCCTTCCGTGCCATGTATGATTTCAAACCCTAACGTCTTAGTGTATTACCAACAGAAATCTTGGAAACGGTGGtcccagctcttttcaggtcattgaccagctcctcccgtgtagttctggtctgatttctcacctttcttaggatcattgagaccccacgaggtgagatcttgaatggagccccagtccgaaagagattgacagtcatgtttagcttcttccattttctaatgattgctccaacagtggaccttttttcaccaagctGTTAGGCAATATCCCGCAGCCCTTTCCAGCCTTGTGGAGGTGTACAATATTGTCTCTAGCgtctttggacagctctttggtcttggccatgttagtagttggattcttactgattgtatggggtggacaggtgtctttatgCAGCTAACGACCTCAAAAAGATGCATCTaatttaggataataaatggagtggaggtggacattttaaaggcagactTACAGGTCTTTTAGGGTCAGAATTCTAGCTGAtagacaggtgttcaaatacttatttgcagctgtatcatacaaataaatagttaaaaaatcatacattgtgatttctggattttgtttttagattatgtctctcacagagGACATGCACCTacaatgacaatttcagacccctccatgatttctaagtgggagaacatgcaaaatagctgggtgttcaaatacttattttcctcactgtatgtaacctcagttccctgatggagggaacgagacgttgtgtcgcgaacaacagatggggttcgcccttgagaaccaattaactctgactactatagaaaaggccaaagaaatttggcgaatgaaatttgcatgccgggctccgcccccggacatccggtataaaatgaagccggcgtgcagcattcat of the Triplophysa dalaica isolate WHDGS20190420 chromosome 1, ASM1584641v1, whole genome shotgun sequence genome contains:
- the LOC130424366 gene encoding torsin-1A-like — protein: MKASYFVTVLLLSDITLTSGFIIESIVCGSAAAVAAFLYALSQRDNVLPFDHKRLEKDLNENLHGQHIVSKVVLRTVSSFMTDSNPNKPLVLSFHGTAGVGKNHVSKIIARNIYKLGDKSEHFIMFVSQHHFPHKDKVDMYSARLKEQIHQHVSRFPRTMFVFDEMDKMNPRLVETIKPFLDYGTHVDGVSFRSAIFIFLSNAGGDVINNIALDFWKAGKNREELQMKEMENQILQNIVNDKSTGGFWHSSLINHHLVDHIVPFLPLEMKHVRQCVLTEMVNLNINLQHHAHLADTVARDMPFFPSDKIFSVKGCKSVRQKLMLYVDD